The Mangifera indica cultivar Alphonso chromosome 8, CATAS_Mindica_2.1, whole genome shotgun sequence genome has a window encoding:
- the LOC123224069 gene encoding chromatin modification-related protein MEAF6-like isoform X2, with protein MDPEGQRAPTSASAVMASLLSKRTKLLEELRNIERQVYDMETSYLQDPSQCGNVLKGFEGFLSSSKNTALLKRSRKFQPEDRLFSLSSVTSPAAEEQAIGRVDGRSDYGPGRSKGGGIFGNGQGKPKKGRGASRDAKRIRHSSEDFDYDDDPDVTL; from the exons ATGGATCCTGAAG GACAACGAGCCCCAACCAGCGCATCGGCGGTAATGGCTTCACTTCTAAGCAAGAGAACCAAGCTTCTCGAAGAGCTGCGCAACATTGAACGACAG gtATATGATATGGAGACAAGTTATTTACAGGATCCAAGCCAATGTGGCAATGTATTGAAAGGTTTTGAAGGGTTCCTATCTTCATCTAAGAACACTGCACT CTTGAAGCGGTCAAGGAAGTTTCAGCCGGAAGATAGGCTGTTCTCCTTATCTTCAGTTACTTCACCAGCA GCTGAAGAGCAAGCAATTGGACGAGTGG ATGGGAGATCAGACTATGGTCCAGGTCGGTCTAAGGGTGGAGGTATCTTTGGGAATGGGCA AGGAAAACCAAAGAAGGGAAGAGGCGCCTCAAGAGACGCAAAAAGAATCAGGCATTCAAGTGAAGATTTTGACTATGATGATGATCCTGATGTGACATTGTAA
- the LOC123224069 gene encoding chromatin modification-related protein MEAF6-like isoform X3 → MDPEGQRAPTSASAVMASLLSKRTKLLEELRNIERQVYDMETSYLQDPSQCGNVLKGFEGFLSSSKNTALSLKRSRKFQPEDRLFSLSSVTSPAAEEQAIGRVDYGPGRSKGGGIFGNGQGKPKKGRGASRDAKRIRHSSEDFDYDDDPDVTL, encoded by the exons ATGGATCCTGAAG GACAACGAGCCCCAACCAGCGCATCGGCGGTAATGGCTTCACTTCTAAGCAAGAGAACCAAGCTTCTCGAAGAGCTGCGCAACATTGAACGACAG gtATATGATATGGAGACAAGTTATTTACAGGATCCAAGCCAATGTGGCAATGTATTGAAAGGTTTTGAAGGGTTCCTATCTTCATCTAAGAACACTGCACT CAGCTTGAAGCGGTCAAGGAAGTTTCAGCCGGAAGATAGGCTGTTCTCCTTATCTTCAGTTACTTCACCAGCA GCTGAAGAGCAAGCAATTGGACGAGTGG ACTATGGTCCAGGTCGGTCTAAGGGTGGAGGTATCTTTGGGAATGGGCA AGGAAAACCAAAGAAGGGAAGAGGCGCCTCAAGAGACGCAAAAAGAATCAGGCATTCAAGTGAAGATTTTGACTATGATGATGATCCTGATGTGACATTGTAA
- the LOC123224068 gene encoding protein root UVB sensitive 2, chloroplastic-like: protein MPMAVEDIRVDWFETSSSITRHCQFQPGGHLSVKILDDSRPVYHRLVESFLNKFFPSGYPQSVNEGYLRYTQFRALQHFTGSILSVLSTQSLLFAAGLRPTPAQATVVSWILKDGMQHVGKLICSNLGARMDSEPKRWRILADVLYDLGTGLEVLSPLCPSLFLEVAGLGNFAKGMAVVAARATRLPIYSSFVKEGNLSDLYAKGEAISTLFNVVGFGAGIQVASTVCSSMQGKLVVGPLLSVIHVYCVIEEMRAAPVNTLNPQRTAMIVADFVKTGRISSPADLRYQEDLLFPGRLIEDAGNVKVGRALHKIIKPSKFEELKEIFGREKFILNRGNKWTDMVLEHNATGEDALRGWLVAAYAASMEKSFHDPNTIVLVDAYQKMNSVFNPFLTELQAKGWHTDRFLDGTGSRFAW from the exons ATGCCTATGGCGGTAGAGGACATCCGAGTTGACTGGTTTGAGACCTCCAGTTCCATCACTCGTCACTGCCAATTTCAACCCGGTGGCCACCTCTCT GTGAAGATTTTGGATGACTCCAGACCAGTCTACCACAGGCTGGTTGAATCTTTCTTGAATAAATTCTTCCCATCTGGTTATCCGCAAAG TGTGAATGAAGGGTATCTTAGATACACACAATTTCGAGCTCTGCAACACTTCACCGGTTCCATATTATCAGTGTTGTCCACTCAG TCACTGTTATTTGCTGCTGGCTTGAGACCGACTCCTGCACAGGCAACTGTCGTGAGTTGG ATATTGAAGGATGGAATGCAGCACGTAGGGAAGCTTATATGTAGTAATCTTGGTGCCAGAATGGATTCGGAGCCAAAGCGATGGAGGATTTTAG CTGATGTCCTCTATGACTTGGGCACTGGTTTGGAAGTCCTTTCTCCTTTATGCCCTAGTCTTTTTCTTGAAGTGGCAGGTCTTGGCAATTTTGCTAAg GGCATGGCTGTAGTTGCAGCAAGAGCAACCAGATTGCCTATTTATTCATCGTTTGTCAAAGAAGGTAATCTTAGTGACCTATATGCAAAAGGGGAGGCTATCTCAACTCTTTTTAATGTTGTTGGCTTTGGAGCTGGCATTCAGGTGGCATCTACAGTTTGTTCATCAATGCAAGGAAAG TTGGTAGTTGGGCCTCTTCTATCTGTCATACATGTGTATTGTGTCATTGAAGAAATGCGAGCTGCTCCTGTCAACACATTGAATCCACAAAGGACTGCAATGATTGTGGCTGATTTTGTAAAG ACTGGAAGAATATCTAGCCCTGCTGATCTAAGATATCAAGAAGATCTCTTATTTCCAGGACGGCTTATAGAAGATGCTGGCAATGTAAAGGTGGGCAGGGCTCTGCACAAAATTATCAAGCCTTCAAAATTTGAGGAGTTAAAAGAGATATTTGGCAGGGAGAAGTTTATTTTAAATCGTGGAAATAAATGGACAGACATGGTATTAGAACACAATGCCACAGGTGAAGATGCATTGAGGGGTTGGTTAGTTGCAGCATATGCTGCCAGCATGGAGAAGTCTTTCCATGATCCAAATACCATTGTCTTGGTGGATGCTTATCAGAAGATGAATAGTGTGTTCAACCCATTTCTGACTGAACTGCAGGCCAAAGGATGGCATACTGATCGTTTTCTTGATGGAACAGGTAGCCGTTTTGCATGGTAG
- the LOC123224069 gene encoding chromatin modification-related protein MEAF6-like isoform X4, with protein sequence MDPEGQRAPTSASAVMASLLSKRTKLLEELRNIERQVYDMETSYLQDPSQCGNVLKGFEGFLSSSKNTALLKRSRKFQPEDRLFSLSSVTSPAAEEQAIGRVDYGPGRSKGGGIFGNGQGKPKKGRGASRDAKRIRHSSEDFDYDDDPDVTL encoded by the exons ATGGATCCTGAAG GACAACGAGCCCCAACCAGCGCATCGGCGGTAATGGCTTCACTTCTAAGCAAGAGAACCAAGCTTCTCGAAGAGCTGCGCAACATTGAACGACAG gtATATGATATGGAGACAAGTTATTTACAGGATCCAAGCCAATGTGGCAATGTATTGAAAGGTTTTGAAGGGTTCCTATCTTCATCTAAGAACACTGCACT CTTGAAGCGGTCAAGGAAGTTTCAGCCGGAAGATAGGCTGTTCTCCTTATCTTCAGTTACTTCACCAGCA GCTGAAGAGCAAGCAATTGGACGAGTGG ACTATGGTCCAGGTCGGTCTAAGGGTGGAGGTATCTTTGGGAATGGGCA AGGAAAACCAAAGAAGGGAAGAGGCGCCTCAAGAGACGCAAAAAGAATCAGGCATTCAAGTGAAGATTTTGACTATGATGATGATCCTGATGTGACATTGTAA
- the LOC123224069 gene encoding chromatin modification-related protein MEAF6-like isoform X1: MDPEGQRAPTSASAVMASLLSKRTKLLEELRNIERQVYDMETSYLQDPSQCGNVLKGFEGFLSSSKNTALSLKRSRKFQPEDRLFSLSSVTSPAAEEQAIGRVDGRSDYGPGRSKGGGIFGNGQGKPKKGRGASRDAKRIRHSSEDFDYDDDPDVTL, translated from the exons ATGGATCCTGAAG GACAACGAGCCCCAACCAGCGCATCGGCGGTAATGGCTTCACTTCTAAGCAAGAGAACCAAGCTTCTCGAAGAGCTGCGCAACATTGAACGACAG gtATATGATATGGAGACAAGTTATTTACAGGATCCAAGCCAATGTGGCAATGTATTGAAAGGTTTTGAAGGGTTCCTATCTTCATCTAAGAACACTGCACT CAGCTTGAAGCGGTCAAGGAAGTTTCAGCCGGAAGATAGGCTGTTCTCCTTATCTTCAGTTACTTCACCAGCA GCTGAAGAGCAAGCAATTGGACGAGTGG ATGGGAGATCAGACTATGGTCCAGGTCGGTCTAAGGGTGGAGGTATCTTTGGGAATGGGCA AGGAAAACCAAAGAAGGGAAGAGGCGCCTCAAGAGACGCAAAAAGAATCAGGCATTCAAGTGAAGATTTTGACTATGATGATGATCCTGATGTGACATTGTAA